agagaaggtttttgtgtaatgctggtatacttgattgagagataaaatttggttattaacaaaatattgccagctttgattattgaagagctaaaatttgatgagttgttaagaggttgctagatttggttattccaatatgagcactttttttatccaacattgttaactttaacaattttttgttttgtttattccaatgtggatgctcttggGACTTTGCAAAGTTGACACTACAACACCAATAGTTCGAAGTTTTTTCTAGTCATCGACATTAGTGGAACTAAATTTTCAAGTGTTGGATTTTGGGCTTCAATTTTCAAGTTTGTCTGCCGAGCGGCATCTGACCGTTCATTTCGGTACGGACGGCTTGAATTGAATCTGAGCGCATACAAATCCAAACCGTCCGTTGCTTGGTCAAGATCCAAGCtgtcgattgccgagatgaacagCCGGATCAGCCGCTCAGCACCATTGCCAAGCACATCTCCCAATCCGGTTTTCTATGAAGGGACTTATGGTTCTCCGTTTTCATACCCAATATTTTGTTCCTCCTCAGTAAAAGGCACATCTGGAGGGTTCATTGCTGAATTTATATCTTCAGGGAATCCCAAATACTTCCAGTAGCTCAAAGGACAAATTCTTTTCTTCGAAATGAACATAAGCACTTGGATATGAACTGCTACTGggtttttttagcatttgtgAAATTGATGCATGGTTTTAACAAGTTTACAGTTATGAAATCCATGCACCATTGGAATTTGCAGTtcttgttttcaaattttcttgtcTTCTTGACTATCCTTTCACTGTGACAGAGTGGGGACAGACACTGTTTCAAAAGCTCTCTCTACAAATCATGCAACATTTTTGGAAAGGAGCTCGTGTTTCTCGCGACATTCAATCAAGTTGGATGAATAATTTGCTTGCTGTTGATGTCTCACAATATAACAAAATGCAGGTTCAGCGATACACCAATGTTATTTGTAGTTTTCTAAAATCGCGAGCTACATGTGTTGGACGCCCGATATTTGCTTAAGACAATTGTTTGAAATGTACTATACATAAGGCTTCCATTTTATAAACGCAATTTTTGTTGTGTAGTTTTGCAAATTAGGAGTAGTATTCAAAACTTACTACCTCTACAATCTAGCCCTGTCTCGGTGTCTGTGGATTAGAATTAGCCGAATCCTATCTATTATGACAAGTACGAAGTAGAGAATAAACTAACTAACAAGCAATCAAAATAAGGACATAAAAACTTACATGATTCCGGTCAAGCTAAGCTTTCGTATACTCCTCATAcgaagagtgagagagaattCTCTATGAACGATGAGCGATTATGCTACTAACCAAAAGGAGAAAGACATTATGCTTCTAAAGTTGCAATATAAAAATATCAGGATACTCATATTCAAGCTCGCACGAACATGATCTGACATACAAAAACGCAAACAGATAAATTTTTGAGCTTACTAAAATGATTATTGAAGCCATATCTGTCCACAAATGCTTGTCAACTTCATTAGGTCAAGATAAACCAGCATTTTACGAAGTTTTTTGGTCTGATTTAACAGTGGGAAAAATCAACGTCACTCATAAGCAACAAAAACAAGTACAAGCAGTATCTCAGcaaacagaaaaaatcaaatcaaaagcctctgaagaaaagagaaagaaaaacaaaatcctatcccgggtttttttttttttttaacgaacaATAACATCCCATTAATATCAAATAAGTTAGTACATCATGCCTGTCCATACATACATGCCCATACTAACAACCCCACACAACAAACAGCACAACACATCccgataaaacaaaaaaacaaagacccaacttaaccaaacaaacaaggcTAAAAGATCTCAAACCCTTTTCTTCTTAGTCAATCCTGGTCTTCCAGCTGCAGTGGTCTTGCCAGGGTATGGTAGAAGGCCGCGCAAAATGGCTAAAACCGCAAAACCCAGGAAAGGGTAGTGCATCATCAACAGCTTATCTGATGCCCTCTGGGACCCCAACATTTCTGATAATATAGCAACCTGAAATTCACAGAAAAGTTAAAATGAGAACTTTCCAACAAGTTACAAGTATGATTTAATTGCAAAGAGTGCACCTAAAGAAGAGTACTATAAGACACCAACAAGAAAACTGAGTGAATTACTCGTGTTTCTTTTCCGAATTTCACTTCACCCTCTGTCTATCCTCTCTATGCAAACTCATTTGCCTCATAATGAGAACAGAATTTGAGGATCATCCACTACCTCCAGTAGAATGGCACATGCCAGTAGTGCATCCATTGGCCTAAATTTTAGCACATCAACAAACTCATTTTACAGTAGACACAGCCAATGCTCAGTGCACTTAGTTTTGCCGTCATACTTTCAATTTAGCCCTTTAAGCCCTCAAACTGGACTAAACAAATCAATCATCTATGCATGCCAACTTGTTAAACAGAAATGAGAAACTCTAAATGAGAAGTAAGAAAATCTAACTCTACGACACTATTTGTAATCACGCAAGAGGCTTTCAGCCGATGTTGAACGAAGGATATGAAATCATTTGACTGAAATGAATTACTCTAATTCGAGCAGCTGTCTCTTTTTGTTTATtacatcctttttctttttggcgcAGTAAAAATTACTAATTAATTTTTACAAATGAAATTACTATAAAGTAATCTCCACCTGATACTGCTATTGGCCTCATCCCTCCATGGCTTCATCGAATCATCTCTGTAATTCAGACTATCTTTTGCTTAGCATCCCCAAAAACTAGTCCCAATAAGCACATGAGTAACTGGTATAATTTCTTCCATATTTATTACGCAATTAGGCTGCATTGAGCTAAAGAGTTATCtaccttatctctctctctctctctaccttatcTCCAGAGCAAAACCAAAGCCCGATCTTTTTGGCCCGGGCGGAGGGGGGCCGCCGCCCCCTTCTTTCCCCTCCTCCCCCTCCCGGCTCCCACCCCCCCCCTCCCCAtttccctcctctccctctcctcccccccccccccccctcctctcCGTTTTCCTGTTTGGACCCTCTCCGTTTTGGGTCTGCCTTGTGTTGTGCTCCGGCAGATGAGTCTCCGGCTGGCGGCCTGTGTGCTCATTTTGTTCCAGCTCCTCCTTGGTTCCCTGATCTGGTTGCTGTGGCCGGCGGGTTGCAGGTTTTGCGGGCGGTGGTTGTGGGTCGATAATAAGGTGTTATGgggtttgggggtttttttcttttctgttcttCCGGAGTATCCGATTCTTCTCCGACTGGTTTCCCCAGTTCGGTTGTGTTCCAGTTCGAGTTTTCCCCGGATCTGGAGGGTAGAGGAGGTGGGTGAATAACATCGCCGGGGTTCGGTCTCCTCGAAGCACTGTCGGTATGAGGCTTTCTCAGATTCGCCGGTGTGCGGCGGTGAAATAAGTTCGTGGTGTGTTCAGCTTCAGCGACTCGATCCGACAGAGGAGCGTGCAGATCTTCAGGCGCCATGGGTGAATCAACTGTTGGTTCGCTCCGACAGGAGAgctgtttttctcttttgttgtttcttaGTTGTTGTTGCTTTTTCAGATTTCAGTTGTGCTTTGTTTTCTGCAGGTTTGAGCTGGGGGTCCGTTAGGATTCTCTACTACCTGGACCTAGATTGGTTCCTCATCTAGACGTTTTGTCGGTCCTGCTTGCAGGGATGCCTGTGTCGaagtcttggtagttttggttctttCCTGTACCTTTTGATAAAATCTGTATTGCCTTTGGGCTCTGAAATAAAATTgacagtttcaaaaaaaaaaaaaaaaagctaaagagtttgaaaacttaaatacAGAAACATGTGGAATGGGACCTGTCTATCTACCTATAGTTGTTCGATCAGGATGAAACTTGAAATGTAGAATCTACCAAAATGCTCCTTTGAGCTCCTGAATTTTACCCAAGCTGTTAGACATTTCATGACAAAAGCCCAATTAATACCTCCACAGTCCACATTCTGAATCATGTAAAAGAACTTCATTTCCCACCTTTTTGAGTACTTGCACCACCCACACTCCCTCACATTGGACATTTGGCCCTTGTAGCCAAAGAGGCATTTTTGTTAACTATTCTaggctatgaagcacgggtacttctCAAACCCCGCCATACTCATACCTGTTAAAAATAATGTCTTGttgtaattttgtattttgggcCAAAATGTAATATTTAGTTTTTGGGGCATAAAATGTAAGTACGTAATTGGGCCATGTTTAAGTTGTTTGTAGTTGGGTTAATATGTGAATTGTGTAGAACCAAGTAAGGTCCAAATTTGTATCTCTATATAAAGCATGTAAAGACTTTTCTAGAACCAAGCGGAACGAAAAAAATCAGAGAGCTTCCCCTGATCCCCCTATTTTCCAGTTTGTGCGTGTTTCACCCGAAACCCATCTCGGCATTCAACTGCTTGCTTTAGCTGCTAATTTCTCCTCTAATCAACAAAGGTTCACGGCTAATCTCAGCCAACAATACCCATGACATACTGAAGCCTGATTCTGCCTCGAACTGCCACCTTGATACATACTGAAACTGGTGTGATCGGTAAATTGTACTCAAGCCACGTAACAATCTCAGTGTACTTTTAGTTTGAGTTCTTTACTTGAATGTTTTTAGAGCGCTTCGTGTGTTTATTGGTTTGGTCGATTGGTCGATTTCTCAACACCATTATCTCCCTTGATTACTAAAATGTCAACCAAAACATAGTACTACCTCCGTTTCGAAATGTTTGTCCAATCCACAAAACGTGGACTTGAAAATAATtccattttttcaagaaaatttcaaaaaaaaattaatactttgtttatttataaaaaaaattgaattttttctcggTATTAgtatttttaagttcttgttttctGGACCAAATATTTTGGTCCTTTCGGAGGATCGGAGCGGTGGTACAACAAACAAAAGACTTTCCCCCACCTCCCCATACACCGAAACACAGCAGCAcaaaacaaattcaagaaagaaaagaaaagaaaaggaaagaggatATAAATAGAAAAAAGTACCATGGAAGTGAGAGTGGAGACGCCATAGACCAAACAGGTGGTGCGGAACCAAGACCTGCCCCCCAAAATGGCGTAGAGATTGAGGAGGGAGAGGGGCCACGCGAAGAGGAGCTCGAGCCAGACCAGACCCACGAAGAAATTGGGTTTCTCCACCATCAAGTAATCGCCGAATTCGCGCGAGTACCGGGTGGTGAGATCGACGATAACTTTTGGGTACAGGTGGGCCGGAAGGCAAGCCTGTGAGTCGATGAGCGGAGCGCAGATTGCGATGattgtgaagaagaagaagagtaggGCGTCTATCAGTTTAACGAAAACAcccattttttgtgttttgaggGAAGGACGATGCGCGCTGTCTGTCCGACCGAGTGTTCACTGTGTGTATGGGATTTGCGTTTCACTGTTTTGTGAGACCTGAAACTTTGTGAGTTTGTTTGGATGGTGAAAATATACTTCGTCCGTCTCTTTTCGAGAGTTccgtattttattttgtattgtcTCTTAATAattatctattttgtaaagttaatggataaaaattagtatattttttattttatcattaaaagtaaattttattttaaaaaattagtgagtaaaaatataataataattttttcatagaaagtaaagagagaaagtgaagataaaagttgatgtaaaaggtgtaataatgatatcttctcaataagttagaattacgaagcaggacacttaaaaatgaacaaaatgagtAATACAAAAAGAATAGTCATTTGTTACAAAATTTCACTTTTTGGTGAGATTCGatgacaaaagaaaatgaccaataaataatttgttttcattgttctttttatttctcGTCAAAATATTCGATCTAAATAAGGAATTTCACAAAAACCATaacctttttctgtttttctcaTGAAACTCATCAAAGGGGTTGTTGAGAAAGCgagtgtttgagagagagagagagagattaaaaaaaaaaagggcgctgctattcgcagccctctatttactcccataacccgttaaaaattttcaattatactcgacagttagttaccgaaattgagatatattttcagcgtccaattaccgaaatataatatttttttcaacagatatttaccgaaaatgcatgttcggcagttgtttaccgaaagttgaatatattttcgacatgtagttaccgaaatataatattgttttcaacagtaatttaccgaaatgttatttatgattttcaacaatcatttaccgaaatttagtgggctacgggagtaaatagaggactgcgaatagcggcgcccaaaaaaaaatagggggTTGTGACTTGTGAATGTGCAGATAGTGAAAATTTGAAGGATGGCCCATCAATATTTTGAAATAACACTTGGGACCCAATTTGAGCATGATATTGGGAGTGGCTGTAGTGTAGTAGCCACATTATACCGTATAgttgttaccaaaattcttgttttctttccaatcgatggagaatcgacgggaaatcgtaTCATAAGCTTGTTGGAAGATATGGAGCAAACAATAGCGCGGCTGACTCAATACATTTTATAATTTGTAAAAAGTgtagaataatgaataaaagGCGGAAATGAGAAAATTtcatgtaagagagagagagagagagagttaatgGGAGATTTCGTTTTATTTTAGGCAACTACATTCTTATTGTATATAGTAGCAATGTAgcatagatagatagattcTTTGGGTGATACCGcaataaaataatttcttgtgaattttgtAGTCTCGGCTTAACCGGACTGGGGAGGGAATTACCTCTATATTTGTAATAAACTCCATTATGTAAGGTATGTGTCAATGGGCTATTGTTTAAATCTTctccattttgtaaaaaaaaaaaagaaaaagaaaagaaagaaggtatTATTATGACTTCTTTACATATATGCATTTTTAGGCACATTAATCAGTCAGCAATCAGTCCGACTATAACTATTTTATAAATGTTTTACGAGATGGAAGCGATTCGATATACAAAAAATTAGTGATGCTGAAAAAGGTATAAGCAGTACCATTAATTAGAGAAAATCAAGGAAATTAGTGAATCCAACCTCTACCTCTATGCGCATGTCGTGTCCAAAACCGTACCAGAGTTTCAGTAACATTTAGGTAGTGTAGACTGTAGATTGAAATCCTTTATGAACTCGGTTGGCTTTGAAGCAAGGCTATGAATCTAGTAGGTATTGTCTAAATTTAGTATCCTATATTTTTAATTCGTTTCGGTTCAAATACCGGTCGATACCAATAAATACCGGATGGCAtcggactacttttaaatttatttttccttccaagtaccggacaataccggtTGGTATCAGGCAAAtaccaaattattttttatttttctttttaataaatgtgtatattggactataaattcttttatgtgagaaaataacactaatagcgatAAATCCTAAACGGTGCCCGATATATCACTGGTACAGATACATACCataccagtagaaaaatcggTACTCTAGCTGGTACGGTATTAAGAACCTTGCTTTGAAGTTCCTCCTATGAGGTTATGTGTACGCATCTAAGCTTTACTTCGTCTGCTTAACGCTTTGAATGGAACCCATTAAATCCTGGCCCTTTTCAATTCAAGTTCTTCTCCTAATCCTGGCCCTTTCATTAAATTGAAACACGGAAATGCGGATAAAGTTTGCTCAATAATTGTCCAAGATTTTTCACCATTAGGACTTTTTGCAATGCTGGCACTTCAACACCATATTTGAAGTCTTTTCTAGTCATCGACATTAGTGGCACTAGAAAGTCTAAATTGAAGTGTTGAATTTTGGGCTTGAATTTCTAATTTCTGTTGTCGATGACCAATCAAAATGCCCATCTAGCGTGCCGTATAGGGTCGGGCTTAAATGGGAAACGACAAATAGGTTGATTTGGAGGATCCCGTGAGAGACTCTGGCTTGGAATTTGTATGTGAGCCGATAACGTTTGAAACTAAACCCTTCTCAAATGATTTCCTATGAAGAATACATAGCACTTTTGAGTAAAAAGGACGACAAGAAAATCAGCTGCAAATCctcagcagagtcgccaatcgTAGTGTGGCGATTCGCTCGGTGATGTACTGTTCTCCttttttgaaggaaattgatatttggCTCCTAAGTAAAATGGCACCAACTAGAATTCACATTGCACCATATCTTCAGGAGTCCTAACAACTTCTATCTCAAAAGACAAATTCTGGTCTTCGAAATCAACCATAGACACTTGGATATGAATTGCTTCTGGCTTCTGAGTATTTTAGCATTTGTGAAATTGATGCATGGTTT
The sequence above is drawn from the Rhododendron vialii isolate Sample 1 chromosome 6a, ASM3025357v1 genome and encodes:
- the LOC131330701 gene encoding uncharacterized protein LOC131330701; the encoded protein is MGVFVKLIDALLFFFFTIIAICAPLIDSQACLPAHLYPKVIVDLTTRYSREFGDYLMVEKPNFFVGLVWLELLFAWPLSLLNLYAILGGRSWFRTTCLVYGVSTLTSMVAILSEMLGSQRASDKLLMMHYPFLGFAVLAILRGLLPYPGKTTAAGRPGLTKKKRV